In the genome of Sphaeramia orbicularis chromosome 13, fSphaOr1.1, whole genome shotgun sequence, one region contains:
- the LOC115431847 gene encoding complement C1q-like protein 2 produces the protein MKAFIFLCLLHVAFSMARADYTNSNWGSSSGSSEKQDEPVCTTDQASCGCCLMQRQMHRMETFFNETFKYLEENLMRTRTILNNVRSSRSAFSVALTNANTLTCTGPFRDDTFVRYSHVFINLGNGYDVSTGFFTAPRSGVYSLALTVYSDAGAPASSLAACVNLQVNNVVVAGPQERNQQDQEDSASIVIVVHLQAGDIVTVHLPIGCFLCDDKSHYNTFSGYLLYGTE, from the exons ATGAAAG CTTTTATATTCCTGTGTCTCCTGCACGTGGCATTCAGCATGGCACGTGCAGATTATACCAATTCAAACTGGGGCTCTTCAAGCGGATCTTCTGAGAAACAAGACGAACCTG tgtgtaccACGGACCAGGCATCATGTGGCTGCTGTCTGATGCAGCGACAGATGCACAGGATGGAGACGTTTTTTAATGAAACCTTTAAGTACCTGGAGGAGAACCTGATGAGAACAAGGACTATCCTCAACAATGTCAGAT CCAGCCGCAGTGCCTTCTCTGTCGCTCTGACCAACGCGAACACTTTAACGTGCACTGGTCCATTCCGTGATGACACGTTCGTCAGATATTCGCATGTCTTCATCAACTTGGGAAACGGCTATGATGTCAGCACTGGTTTTTTCACTGCTCCTCGCTCTGGTGTCTACAGCTTGGCACTCACTGTCTACAGTGATGCTGGAGCTCCTGCAAGCTCACTGGCTGCCTGCGTCAATCTGCAGGTTAACAATGTAGTGGTGGCAGGACCTCAAGAAAGAAATCAGCAAGACCAAGAAGACAGTGCCTCTATTGTTATTGTCGTTCACCTGCAAGCTGGGGACATTGTGACTGTCCACCTGCCCATTGGGTGTTTCCTCTGTGATGACAAAAGCCACTACAACACCTTCTCTGGCTACTTGCTGTATGGTACTGAATAA
- the LOC115431232 gene encoding complement C1q-like protein 2 — translation MIRAVVFLSLLAAAHAQFGWNGPKPSNIPTVAPQNQCSEQASCTCCLMLQRVHDMRTHFNNSLNDLEKATEKTMKALMDFKEKRVAFSAGLYKGFRCTTKSTSDQTAMYETVFINMGEGYDVDTGVFTAPVSGVYSITVTVYSDAGSENSQLHACAQLHVNGMTVAGASEQNTHDQEDSVSIVVARELNEGDEVSVNLPAGCMLCDDSHYNTFSAFLLYANY, via the exons ATGATCAGAG ctgttgTTTTCCTGAGTCTGCTGGCTGCAGCACATGCCCAGTTTGGCTGGAATGGACCTAAACCGAGCAACATACCCACCGTGGCCCCTCAAAATC agTGTTCAGAGCAGGCATCATGTACCTGCTGTTTAATGCTGCAAAGGGTGCACGATATGAGGACACATTTCAACAACTCTTTGAATGATCTGGAGAAAGCAACTGAAAAAACCATGAAAGCTTTGATGGATTTTAAGG AAAAAAGGGtcgccttctctgctggcctataCAAGGGTTTTAGATGCACTACAAAGTCCACTTCTGACCAAACTGCCATGTATGAAACTGTCTTCATCAACATGGGAGAAGGTTATGATGTAGACACTGGTGTTTTCACTGCTCCTGTGTCTGGAGTCTACAGCATCACTGTCACCGTCTACAGTGATGCTGGTAGTGAAAATAGTCAACTGCATGCCTGTGCCCAACTGCATGTTAATGGAATGACCGTTGCTGGGGCCAGTGAACAGAACACCCACGACCAAGAAGACTCTGTATCAATTGTTGTTGCTCGTGAGCTGAACGAGGGAGATGAGGTGTCTGTCAACCTGCCTGCCGGCTGCATGCTCTGTGATGACAGCCACTATAATACTTTCAGTGCCTTTCTGCTTTATGCTAACTATTAG